One genomic segment of Erysipelotrichaceae bacterium 66202529 includes these proteins:
- a CDS encoding ROK family protein, translating to MRAYLCFDIGGSSLKCGLANEAGELSCKASYPMKTDLSALLADMRDYHHSVIASGVQLSGVAVSSCGAVDCESGIIYGSSAVPFVHGVSWRQIMQEELRLPCEIENDANCAALSELYFGKARDIQGMAFLVIGTGVGGAIVRNRRICHGAHRYGGEFGMMLLQQPDGSVQNFSLCASTSSMVRKMEAYDNGIWNGARIFEEAQQGNSVCREVIQTFYDELAFGVFNIQHMLDPEMILFGGGISARKDFTQHIMNSYEKLRKKLDFETITPRLECCTYRQDANLLGALAHYLNARIFSA from the coding sequence ATGAGAGCCTATCTTTGCTTTGATATCGGAGGAAGCTCGCTTAAATGCGGATTAGCGAATGAAGCAGGAGAGCTTTCCTGTAAAGCCTCCTATCCTATGAAAACAGATTTGTCTGCTCTGCTTGCGGATATGAGGGACTATCACCATTCTGTAATTGCTTCCGGCGTACAGCTAAGCGGTGTGGCTGTCAGCTCCTGTGGTGCAGTGGATTGTGAGAGTGGGATTATTTATGGAAGCAGTGCGGTACCTTTTGTACATGGAGTATCATGGAGGCAAATCATGCAGGAGGAATTGCGGCTTCCCTGTGAAATAGAAAACGATGCGAATTGTGCAGCTCTGTCAGAGCTGTATTTTGGAAAAGCCAGAGATATTCAGGGTATGGCATTTCTTGTGATTGGAACCGGTGTCGGCGGTGCTATTGTTAGAAACCGCAGAATCTGTCACGGAGCACACCGTTATGGCGGAGAGTTTGGAATGATGCTCCTCCAACAGCCAGACGGCAGTGTACAAAATTTCAGTCTGTGTGCGTCCACATCCAGCATGGTACGTAAAATGGAAGCATATGATAACGGAATATGGAACGGAGCACGTATTTTTGAAGAAGCACAACAGGGGAATTCCGTATGCAGGGAAGTGATTCAGACCTTTTATGATGAGCTTGCCTTTGGCGTTTTTAATATCCAGCATATGCTGGATCCGGAGATGATTTTATTTGGCGGAGGTATCAGTGCACGAAAGGATTTTACGCAACATATCATGAACTCCTATGAGAAATTGCGAAAGAAGCTTGATTTTGAAACGATAACACCACGTCTGGAGTGCTGCACATACCGACAGGATGCCAATCTGCTGGGAGCACTGGCACATTATTTGAACGCCCGGATTTTCAGCGCATGA
- a CDS encoding family 1 glycosylhydrolase, whose product MIQFPKGFYFGSATSATQSEGAASIDGKGKNIWDYWYELEPDKFHDRIGPQDASGFYKHYRKDIRLLKETGHNSCRISISWSRMFPNGDTVVNPIAVAHYHKVIDAFHAEGIEVMINLFHFDMPLALQEQGGWESDHVVDAYVHYARTCFSLYGNKVARWFTFNEPIVHVECGYLNGFHYPCRHDMKAAVQVAYHTALASAKAVQAFHECCDGKIGIILNLTPNYPRSVSKEDQRASRIAELFSSRSFLDPAVLGVYPKELVELLCEHELLPEYTKEELTVIKENTVDFLGVNYYQPIRVKAKEAPVDPEAMITPETFYDLYEMPNRRINPYRGWEIYPKGMYDIATNIRTKYHNIEWMITENGMGVEHEERFIKDGRIADDYRIAFYKEHLTWLYKGIQEGSNCIGYHVWTGIDCWSWLNAYKNRYGLISLDLKTQKRTIKKSGYWFRELAERGGFE is encoded by the coding sequence ATGATACAGTTTCCAAAGGGGTTTTATTTTGGGAGTGCCACAAGTGCCACACAAAGTGAAGGTGCGGCGTCAATAGATGGGAAAGGAAAAAATATATGGGACTACTGGTATGAATTAGAGCCGGATAAGTTCCATGACCGTATCGGACCGCAGGATGCATCCGGATTTTATAAGCATTATCGAAAGGATATCCGTCTGTTGAAAGAAACGGGACATAATTCCTGTCGAATATCCATCAGCTGGAGCCGTATGTTTCCAAACGGAGATACGGTTGTAAATCCGATCGCCGTCGCTCATTACCATAAGGTGATAGATGCATTTCATGCAGAGGGTATTGAGGTAATGATCAATCTGTTTCATTTCGATATGCCATTGGCTTTGCAGGAGCAGGGCGGCTGGGAGAGTGACCATGTAGTTGATGCCTATGTGCACTATGCACGTACCTGCTTTTCACTGTATGGAAACAAGGTGGCGCGCTGGTTTACATTCAACGAACCGATTGTACATGTGGAATGCGGGTATCTGAACGGCTTTCACTATCCCTGCCGTCATGATATGAAAGCGGCGGTTCAGGTAGCGTACCATACCGCACTTGCCAGTGCGAAAGCAGTACAGGCATTTCATGAATGCTGTGATGGAAAAATTGGTATTATTTTAAATCTTACACCAAACTATCCACGCAGTGTATCGAAGGAAGATCAAAGAGCATCCCGTATTGCGGAGCTGTTTTCCTCCCGAAGCTTCCTGGATCCGGCAGTGCTTGGTGTGTATCCGAAAGAGCTCGTAGAGCTTTTGTGTGAGCATGAGCTGCTTCCCGAATATACGAAGGAGGAGCTTACCGTTATCAAAGAAAATACCGTTGATTTTTTAGGAGTGAATTATTATCAGCCAATCCGTGTAAAAGCAAAAGAAGCACCTGTTGATCCGGAAGCAATGATAACACCGGAAACCTTCTATGATCTGTATGAAATGCCGAATCGGAGAATCAATCCGTATCGTGGATGGGAAATTTATCCAAAGGGTATGTATGATATTGCGACCAATATCCGTACAAAATATCATAACATTGAATGGATGATTACAGAGAACGGTATGGGGGTTGAACATGAAGAACGCTTTATAAAGGATGGCAGGATTGCGGATGATTACCGTATAGCGTTTTATAAGGAGCATCTTACCTGGCTGTATAAGGGAATACAGGAGGGCAGTAACTGTATCGGCTATCATGTCTGGACTGGTATTGACTGCTGGAGCTGGCTGAATGCATATAAAAACCGCTATGGACTCATATCGCTGGATTTGAAAACACAAAAGCGCACAATCAAAAAGAGCGGGTATTGGTTTCGTGAGCTTGCAGAGAGAGGTGGTTTTGAATGA
- a CDS encoding MATE family efflux transporter — protein sequence MKNMTQGNVTKLIMAFAIPVLLGNVFQQFYTMVDTMMVGQILGVNSLAAIGASASLSNLVIGLCTGVSMGVSIMIAQYYGARDDDGMKKATAGCIKLCMISVVVIFVTAIILKKPLLYLLQTPASILSMADSYLTIIIIGLFVTMAYNMMASMMRSIGDSRTPLYFLIIASILNVALDYFFIAIIHLGVAGAAYATVIAQLVSVILCFLYMRKKYPMFIVKKEDFHVEREILRKQLSMGISMGLMNSIVSLGSVILQSAVNSLGEVTIAAHIAARKVVEMFMQPLISIAIADTTFVSQNLGAQRFSRIRTGMKSSVWISFLWVGIVILLSFTCIDFFIGFLVNAKQTEVISLAAYYTRISSVFYFILAVLFIYRNALQGLGNGKGPIISSCIEMAVKIAATFALIPFTGYTGVCLAEPIAWSLMGPCLMVFFYRDLKRKEQQAQLEADYK from the coding sequence ATGAAAAATATGACACAGGGCAATGTCACGAAGCTGATTATGGCATTCGCAATTCCTGTTTTACTCGGCAACGTCTTTCAGCAGTTTTATACGATGGTGGACACCATGATGGTAGGACAGATTCTCGGAGTAAATTCACTGGCAGCTATTGGTGCCAGTGCTTCACTGTCCAATCTGGTGATTGGTCTTTGTACTGGTGTTTCCATGGGGGTATCCATCATGATTGCACAATATTACGGGGCAAGAGACGATGATGGTATGAAGAAGGCGACGGCTGGCTGTATTAAGCTATGTATGATTAGCGTTGTAGTAATATTTGTAACCGCAATTATCTTGAAAAAGCCGCTTCTTTATTTGTTACAGACACCGGCCTCGATCCTGTCAATGGCAGACTCCTATCTGACTATTATTATCATCGGTCTGTTTGTGACGATGGCCTATAATATGATGGCGAGTATGATGCGCTCCATAGGGGACAGTCGTACACCGCTGTATTTTCTGATAATCGCATCTATTCTAAACGTAGCTCTGGATTATTTTTTCATCGCAATCATTCACTTGGGTGTCGCAGGGGCAGCGTATGCGACTGTGATTGCCCAGCTGGTAAGCGTGATTCTCTGCTTCCTTTACATGAGAAAGAAATATCCGATGTTTATCGTAAAGAAAGAGGACTTTCATGTGGAACGTGAAATTCTGCGCAAGCAGCTATCTATGGGCATTTCCATGGGACTGATGAATTCCATCGTATCCCTTGGCTCTGTAATCTTACAAAGTGCTGTAAACAGTCTTGGTGAGGTTACGATTGCCGCTCATATCGCAGCACGTAAGGTTGTGGAAATGTTCATGCAGCCGTTGATCAGTATTGCGATTGCAGACACGACATTTGTTTCACAGAATCTTGGAGCTCAGCGGTTTTCCAGAATCCGTACAGGAATGAAATCTAGTGTGTGGATCAGCTTCCTGTGGGTAGGCATTGTCATATTGCTGTCCTTTACCTGTATAGATTTTTTCATTGGCTTCCTGGTCAACGCAAAACAAACGGAGGTCATTTCCCTGGCGGCATACTATACAAGAATTAGCAGCGTATTCTATTTCATCCTTGCCGTTTTGTTTATCTATCGCAATGCTCTGCAGGGACTGGGGAATGGAAAAGGGCCTATCATTTCCAGCTGCATTGAGATGGCAGTGAAAATCGCCGCAACATTTGCGCTGATTCCTTTTACCGGCTATACCGGAGTCTGTCTTGCAGAGCCGATTGCATGGTCACTTATGGGGCCCTGCTTGATGGTATTTTTCTATCGTGATCTAAAACGTAAGGAACAGCAGGCACAGCTGGAAGCAGATTATAAATAA
- a CDS encoding XRE family transcriptional regulator, with protein MENLKTLSRSLQVSVDELLGNKIPLEKEIIKEKEVIYVHNRYRFEKQYRSSATLFGIPLVDINIGRGRTKDGYWRVAKGIIAIGNVSIGVISIGLLSAGLFSLGLLTLGLFFGTGPLAISYFAIGCLAIGYISIGAISIGVYSIGAVAIGFKLSIGALSYGEIALGPNPSGDIVYRLRSSNACFLNTQDYVQFQKYLSGESMPKIIEILLRTIPKC; from the coding sequence ATGGAGAATCTGAAAACCTTGTCGAGAAGTCTGCAGGTGAGTGTGGATGAGCTGCTTGGAAATAAAATTCCTTTAGAAAAAGAAATCATAAAGGAAAAGGAGGTTATATATGTTCATAACCGCTACCGTTTTGAAAAGCAATACCGCTCCAGTGCTACGCTGTTTGGCATTCCTCTGGTAGATATCAATATTGGCAGAGGGCGTACAAAGGATGGGTACTGGCGTGTTGCGAAGGGAATCATAGCTATCGGAAATGTCTCCATCGGTGTCATCTCGATCGGCCTGCTGAGTGCAGGACTGTTTAGCTTGGGTCTTCTTACCTTGGGACTATTCTTTGGAACAGGGCCACTGGCAATATCCTATTTTGCGATTGGCTGCCTGGCTATTGGATACATCAGTATCGGGGCGATATCCATTGGGGTGTATAGTATAGGTGCGGTTGCGATAGGCTTTAAGCTGTCCATCGGTGCGCTTTCCTATGGGGAAATAGCGCTTGGTCCAAACCCATCAGGGGATATCGTATACCGGCTGCGTTCTTCAAATGCGTGTTTTCTTAATACACAGGACTATGTGCAGTTTCAAAAATATCTGTCCGGAGAATCCATGCCAAAGATTATAGAAATCCTGCTGCGAACGATACCGAAATGCTGA
- a CDS encoding SIS domain-containing protein yields MEKEILLRINLAKVNFTYVEETIAQYFTDGKPPLTIHELARELSISSSSITRFCKKIGLNNFKELIYLYEQHLNMQNAPQISNISLDLQSEYFRIFHLVDQKFDAKAMEQVCTYIYEHRIINIFAFGLSATAAEDFRFRFSRLGKFIEVIHDKDAIKMSSRVLLKQDLVFIFTLRGNTYLEELAAELIERGIIVVSILGNQNSRLTKLSDVVLYTSSLSGEESTGMISGQIPILIMIDMLYYHYVRTYSDALTNWASTEEILKDRKE; encoded by the coding sequence ATGGAAAAGGAAATCCTTTTGAGAATCAATCTGGCAAAGGTGAATTTCACCTATGTGGAAGAGACGATTGCACAGTATTTCACTGACGGGAAGCCGCCGCTCACGATTCATGAGCTCGCAAGGGAGCTGTCAATTTCCAGCTCCTCCATCACACGGTTCTGTAAAAAAATAGGTCTGAACAATTTTAAAGAGCTGATATATTTGTATGAACAGCATTTGAATATGCAGAATGCCCCGCAGATTTCCAATATATCACTGGATTTACAAAGTGAGTACTTCCGGATTTTCCATCTGGTCGATCAGAAATTTGACGCGAAAGCAATGGAACAGGTGTGTACCTATATTTATGAGCATCGCATTATCAATATCTTTGCATTCGGTTTGAGTGCGACGGCGGCAGAGGATTTTCGTTTTCGCTTTTCAAGACTGGGCAAATTCATTGAGGTCATTCATGACAAGGATGCAATCAAAATGAGCTCACGGGTATTGCTGAAGCAGGATTTGGTATTTATTTTCACATTGCGCGGGAATACATATCTGGAGGAACTGGCCGCAGAGCTGATAGAGCGGGGAATTATCGTGGTAAGTATTCTGGGAAATCAGAATAGCCGACTGACAAAGCTCAGTGATGTTGTTTTGTACACATCCTCTCTTTCCGGAGAAGAATCCACGGGAATGATCTCTGGTCAGATACCGATTCTGATTATGATTGATATGCTCTATTATCATTATGTACGTACCTACAGCGATGCCCTGACAAACTGGGCGAGTACGGAAGAAATTCTAAAGGATCGAAAGGAATAA
- a CDS encoding DUF4368 domain-containing protein: MMDDMEAGKVNCIVTKDLSRFGREHVMMDYYLEFLFPEKRVRYIAVAEKEDTEKGLSDFVPFKNLFNEWFAKDTSRKVKAAFKAKFATGQRIGAYAPIGYRKHPEIKNKLIIDEETRWIVEKIFDLAIHGRGAASITRILIAEKVPTPGFINFQRDGTFANIYAGAPEEKSYAWTIAQVKSIMKDETYIGHTIHYRETNISFKNKRRIRKPQSEWVRVENTQEPIISEQVFRQVQEQIANRRRKCKDGTTQIFSGLVKCADCGWSLSYGENRQNSKPYGHYHCSKYGQGTRQCSMHYIRYDVLYAYVLSRLQYWSGLVQNGEGELMKRLLNASDKEQAAARKRQAAELKRTEKRKAEVDKLFSRMYEDWVAGRITEYNFNMLSGKYQTEQAQLDEKIGQLQAAIAAESQTVADAESWIALMKQYVNPTELTAELLNTLIEKILVHEAVKGEDGSREQEVEIFYRFIGKID; the protein is encoded by the coding sequence ATGATGGACGATATGGAAGCCGGAAAAGTAAACTGCATTGTCACGAAAGACCTTTCCCGTTTCGGGCGGGAACATGTGATGATGGATTACTATCTGGAATTTCTGTTCCCGGAAAAACGGGTGCGCTACATCGCCGTTGCGGAGAAAGAGGACACAGAGAAAGGGCTTTCCGATTTTGTCCCGTTCAAAAACCTGTTCAATGAATGGTTTGCGAAAGATACAAGCCGCAAGGTAAAGGCCGCTTTCAAAGCGAAGTTTGCCACAGGACAGCGTATCGGCGCCTATGCTCCCATCGGGTACAGAAAACACCCGGAAATCAAAAACAAGCTGATAATCGACGAGGAAACCCGCTGGATAGTGGAGAAGATTTTTGACCTTGCCATTCATGGCAGAGGGGCGGCCAGTATCACAAGAATACTGATTGCGGAAAAGGTTCCCACGCCGGGATTTATCAACTTCCAGCGTGACGGGACTTTCGCAAACATCTATGCGGGTGCGCCAGAGGAAAAAAGCTACGCATGGACGATAGCGCAGGTCAAGAGCATTATGAAAGACGAAACCTATATCGGTCATACCATCCACTACCGGGAAACGAACATTTCCTTTAAGAACAAGCGGAGGATACGCAAGCCCCAAAGTGAATGGGTGCGGGTGGAGAACACGCAGGAGCCGATTATCAGCGAACAGGTTTTCCGGCAGGTACAGGAGCAGATAGCAAACCGCCGCAGGAAGTGCAAGGATGGTACAACGCAGATTTTTTCCGGATTGGTAAAATGTGCGGATTGCGGCTGGTCGCTGTCCTATGGGGAGAACCGGCAGAACAGTAAGCCCTACGGCCATTACCATTGCAGTAAGTACGGGCAGGGCACACGCCAATGCTCCATGCACTATATCCGCTATGATGTGCTTTACGCCTATGTCCTCTCCCGTCTGCAATACTGGTCTGGACTGGTGCAGAACGGCGAGGGGGAACTGATGAAGCGTCTGCTGAACGCCAGCGACAAGGAACAGGCCGCCGCAAGGAAACGGCAGGCCGCAGAATTGAAGCGGACGGAGAAGCGGAAAGCCGAGGTGGACAAGCTGTTTTCCCGCATGTATGAGGACTGGGTGGCTGGGCGTATCACGGAGTACAACTTCAATATGCTGTCCGGGAAATATCAGACGGAGCAGGCGCAACTGGACGAAAAAATCGGACAGCTTCAAGCCGCTATCGCTGCCGAGAGCCAGACCGTAGCAGACGCGGAAAGCTGGATTGCGCTGATGAAACAGTATGTCAATCCCACGGAACTGACCGCCGAACTTTTGAATACGCTGATTGAAAAAATCCTTGTCCATGAAGCGGTCAAAGGTGAGGACGGAAGCCGGGAACAGGAGGTAGAAATCTTCTACCGCTTTATCGGCAAAATTGATTGA
- a CDS encoding PRD domain-containing protein, translated as MLTKRQYSILSFYVDNRGTYVSSNELAEMFDISVRTVKNELKFVREFCDAYTSFTLETLAGKGTRLCVTDEKSFDKEMELLRKKTLNLSCNTKNRVHSVMKMLMDASGYITKYTLTETFYISESTLYHALNEIKKILQQYDLRLVHKTNLGYKIEGREIDKRMCIAKNEINDDSTDHFALTDDVSDIYNVVADVFFKYHYQINEQTIQNITAHIALTLRRVKKGHLIEQCMEQDMPDSTEYQISTEILTRFLTRYRIKRQYMLNEINLLTQTILGKLDYSRNDRLQKEVNDFINDSFLYIRNKFCVNFEPAESLKLFLALHLVPLIYRIKSGTQLNNMMAPEIKQSFPLAYDIALYFTLLMKERFHLSVSADEVSFLSLYFNYGLENIHLGNSAKKILIITSLRKSETVLLRHKILTWFPNQIAEISFIGPDSEDFDTEEYDAIFSTDRNSERYKGGITLISIFPDEKDFEKINLAINGYTDTASILEKFSADCYFYGDVKDKDEILDIICRNAIEKYKLDDDFLDVIKAREQITSSYFGNGIAVPHPLTPFSDETFVSLGVLKKPIAWDKNHTVRVVMLVSIEKNNPKAFQFWYYMSTFVRNEELLQKFFKKPSFQHFTEILKTSLEKDFD; from the coding sequence ATGCTGACAAAGAGACAATATTCCATATTATCTTTTTATGTGGACAACAGGGGAACATATGTTTCTTCCAATGAGCTGGCCGAGATGTTTGATATCAGCGTGCGGACAGTAAAAAACGAGCTGAAATTCGTTCGTGAATTTTGTGATGCCTATACCTCATTCACATTGGAAACACTTGCGGGTAAGGGTACCAGATTATGTGTAACAGACGAAAAGAGCTTTGATAAGGAAATGGAGCTGCTTCGTAAAAAGACGCTGAATTTATCCTGTAACACCAAGAACCGCGTGCATTCTGTTATGAAAATGCTGATGGATGCCAGCGGATATATAACGAAATATACACTAACGGAAACCTTTTATATCAGTGAATCCACGCTGTATCACGCATTGAATGAAATCAAGAAAATACTACAGCAGTACGATCTGCGACTCGTTCATAAAACCAATCTCGGCTACAAGATCGAAGGCCGGGAAATCGACAAGCGGATGTGTATTGCCAAGAATGAAATCAATGATGATTCTACTGATCATTTTGCCTTAACCGATGATGTATCCGATATATATAATGTCGTGGCAGATGTATTCTTCAAATATCATTATCAGATCAATGAACAGACCATTCAAAATATTACTGCACATATCGCATTGACTCTGCGCAGGGTGAAAAAAGGGCATCTTATTGAGCAATGTATGGAACAGGATATGCCGGATTCTACAGAGTATCAGATATCAACGGAAATACTGACACGCTTTCTTACCCGCTACAGAATTAAAAGGCAGTATATGCTCAATGAAATCAATCTGTTGACACAGACTATTCTGGGAAAGCTCGATTATTCCAGGAATGACCGCCTGCAGAAGGAGGTAAACGACTTTATCAATGATTCCTTTCTTTATATTCGTAATAAGTTCTGCGTCAACTTTGAGCCTGCAGAAAGTCTGAAGCTGTTTCTGGCACTGCATCTGGTTCCTTTAATCTACCGTATCAAATCCGGTACGCAATTAAACAATATGATGGCTCCGGAGATCAAGCAGTCCTTTCCACTGGCATATGATATAGCCCTGTATTTTACACTGCTGATGAAGGAACGGTTTCATTTGAGTGTTTCAGCCGATGAAGTTTCCTTTCTGTCACTCTATTTCAATTACGGACTGGAAAATATTCATCTGGGTAATTCCGCAAAAAAAATTCTGATTATCACTTCTTTGCGCAAATCAGAGACTGTGCTTCTGCGGCACAAAATACTGACGTGGTTTCCAAACCAGATCGCGGAAATTTCCTTTATCGGCCCGGATAGTGAGGATTTTGATACAGAGGAGTATGATGCTATTTTCTCAACGGATCGAAACAGTGAACGCTATAAGGGTGGAATCACACTGATCAGCATCTTTCCGGATGAAAAGGATTTTGAGAAAATCAATCTGGCAATCAACGGGTATACAGATACCGCTTCTATTCTGGAAAAGTTCAGTGCAGATTGTTATTTTTATGGGGATGTTAAGGATAAGGATGAAATATTGGATATCATCTGCCGCAATGCGATTGAGAAGTACAAGCTTGACGATGATTTTCTGGATGTGATTAAGGCGAGAGAACAGATCACAAGCTCTTATTTTGGCAATGGTATTGCAGTTCCGCATCCGCTGACACCGTTTTCGGATGAGACCTTCGTTTCACTGGGGGTATTGAAAAAACCGATTGCCTGGGATAAAAACCATACGGTACGTGTTGTCATGCTGGTTTCCATAGAAAAGAACAATCCGAAAGCTTTCCAATTCTGGTATTATATGAGTACCTTTGTGCGCAATGAGGAGCTGCTGCAGAAGTTTTTCAAGAAGCCGAGCTTTCAGCATTTTACAGAAATATTAAAGACCTCACTGGAGAAGGATTTCGATTGA
- a CDS encoding PTS sugar transporter subunit IIA, with translation MIEPITYVILNHGRFGEELIKSAELIAGKTEHIRAVSLLSGMSIEEYYEEVRAYMATLKGEILVLADLYGGTPSNVGMMLQREFSLHVICGVNLPMLIELILKRSNEACSVQELMEAGLAAARASIIQPDQIAFEEMEGEEHVRN, from the coding sequence GTGATAGAGCCGATAACGTATGTGATTCTGAATCATGGAAGATTTGGAGAGGAGCTGATTAAAAGCGCAGAATTGATTGCAGGGAAAACAGAGCATATCCGTGCAGTGTCGCTGCTGTCCGGAATGTCGATTGAGGAATATTATGAGGAAGTGAGGGCCTATATGGCCACATTGAAGGGGGAAATTCTCGTACTGGCTGATTTATATGGCGGTACGCCATCAAACGTAGGAATGATGCTGCAGCGGGAATTTTCACTTCATGTCATTTGCGGAGTTAATCTGCCAATGCTGATAGAGTTGATTCTGAAACGCAGCAATGAAGCCTGCAGTGTTCAGGAGCTGATGGAGGCCGGTCTAGCGGCGGCCAGAGCATCCATTATACAGCCCGATCAGATTGCATTTGAGGAAATGGAGGGAGAAGAGCATGTCAGAAATTAA